From the Thamnophis elegans isolate rThaEle1 chromosome 11, rThaEle1.pri, whole genome shotgun sequence genome, one window contains:
- the ING1 gene encoding inhibitor of growth protein 1 isoform X4: protein MKAVVCPPSGPDWNIGIQGGGEILKELDDYYEKFKRETDAVQKRRLLHCIQRALIRSQELGDEKIQIVSQMVELVENRTRQVDSHVELFETCQETNDITGNSGKANQDKSKNETLTQAEKPNNKRSRRQRNNENRENASNNHDHDDITSGTPKEKKAKTSKKKKRSKTKAEREASPADLPIDPNEPTYCLCNQVSYGEMIGCDNDECPIEWFHFSCVGLNHKPKGKWYCPKCRGENEKTMDKALEKSKKERAYNR, encoded by the exons ATGAAGGCTGTCGTCTGCCCGCCCTCGGGACCTGATTGGAACATTGGCATTCAAGGAGGTGGAG aGATCTTAAAAGAACTCGATGACTATTATGAAAAATTCAAACGGGAAACAGATGCAGTACAAAAGAGAAGATTATTGCATTGTATTCAAAGGGCACTGATACGAAGTCAAGAACTGGGAGATGAAAAGATCCAGATTGTCAGCCAAATGGTAGAACTCGTCGAGAACAGAACTAGACAAGTTGATAGTCATGTAGAATTATTTGAAACCTGTCAAGAGACCAATGACATTACTGGAAATAGTGGTAAGGCTAATCAAGATAAATCAAAGAATGAAACACTGACTCAGGCAGAAAAGCCCAACAATAAGCGATCTAGGAGGCAAAGAAATAATGAAAACCGTGAGAATGCTTCTAATAATCATGATCATGATGACATCACTTCAGGAACACCAaaggagaagaaagcaaaaaCTTCCAAGAAAAAGAAGAGGTCTAAGACCAAAGCAGAGAGGGAGGCTTCCCCTGCAGACCTGCCCATTGATCCCAATGAACCAACCTATTGTTTGTGTAACCAGGTCTCCTATGGAGAAATGATAGGCTGTGACAATGATGAATGCCCAATTGAATGGTTTCACTTCTCTTGTGTGGGACTCAATCATAAACCCAAAGGCAAGTGGTACTGTCCCAAATGTAGAggagaaaatgagaaaacaatGGACAAAGCCCTGGAGAAATCTAAAAAAGAAAGAGCTTACAACAGGTAG
- the ING1 gene encoding inhibitor of growth protein 1 isoform X3, with amino-acid sequence MAHWLNDTGDGLCSSGSNPSTACREILKELDDYYEKFKRETDAVQKRRLLHCIQRALIRSQELGDEKIQIVSQMVELVENRTRQVDSHVELFETCQETNDITGNSGKANQDKSKNETLTQAEKPNNKRSRRQRNNENRENASNNHDHDDITSGTPKEKKAKTSKKKKRSKTKAEREASPADLPIDPNEPTYCLCNQVSYGEMIGCDNDECPIEWFHFSCVGLNHKPKGKWYCPKCRGENEKTMDKALEKSKKERAYNR; translated from the exons ATGGCTCATTGGCTTAATGACACTGGAGATGGTCTCTGCtccagcggttcgaatcctagcACTGCGTGTCGGG aGATCTTAAAAGAACTCGATGACTATTATGAAAAATTCAAACGGGAAACAGATGCAGTACAAAAGAGAAGATTATTGCATTGTATTCAAAGGGCACTGATACGAAGTCAAGAACTGGGAGATGAAAAGATCCAGATTGTCAGCCAAATGGTAGAACTCGTCGAGAACAGAACTAGACAAGTTGATAGTCATGTAGAATTATTTGAAACCTGTCAAGAGACCAATGACATTACTGGAAATAGTGGTAAGGCTAATCAAGATAAATCAAAGAATGAAACACTGACTCAGGCAGAAAAGCCCAACAATAAGCGATCTAGGAGGCAAAGAAATAATGAAAACCGTGAGAATGCTTCTAATAATCATGATCATGATGACATCACTTCAGGAACACCAaaggagaagaaagcaaaaaCTTCCAAGAAAAAGAAGAGGTCTAAGACCAAAGCAGAGAGGGAGGCTTCCCCTGCAGACCTGCCCATTGATCCCAATGAACCAACCTATTGTTTGTGTAACCAGGTCTCCTATGGAGAAATGATAGGCTGTGACAATGATGAATGCCCAATTGAATGGTTTCACTTCTCTTGTGTGGGACTCAATCATAAACCCAAAGGCAAGTGGTACTGTCCCAAATGTAGAggagaaaatgagaaaacaatGGACAAAGCCCTGGAGAAATCTAAAAAAGAAAGAGCTTACAACAGGTAG
- the ING1 gene encoding inhibitor of growth protein 1 isoform X5 translates to MVELVENRTRQVDSHVELFETCQETNDITGNSGKANQDKSKNETLTQAEKPNNKRSRRQRNNENRENASNNHDHDDITSGTPKEKKAKTSKKKKRSKTKAEREASPADLPIDPNEPTYCLCNQVSYGEMIGCDNDECPIEWFHFSCVGLNHKPKGKWYCPKCRGENEKTMDKALEKSKKERAYNR, encoded by the coding sequence ATGGTAGAACTCGTCGAGAACAGAACTAGACAAGTTGATAGTCATGTAGAATTATTTGAAACCTGTCAAGAGACCAATGACATTACTGGAAATAGTGGTAAGGCTAATCAAGATAAATCAAAGAATGAAACACTGACTCAGGCAGAAAAGCCCAACAATAAGCGATCTAGGAGGCAAAGAAATAATGAAAACCGTGAGAATGCTTCTAATAATCATGATCATGATGACATCACTTCAGGAACACCAaaggagaagaaagcaaaaaCTTCCAAGAAAAAGAAGAGGTCTAAGACCAAAGCAGAGAGGGAGGCTTCCCCTGCAGACCTGCCCATTGATCCCAATGAACCAACCTATTGTTTGTGTAACCAGGTCTCCTATGGAGAAATGATAGGCTGTGACAATGATGAATGCCCAATTGAATGGTTTCACTTCTCTTGTGTGGGACTCAATCATAAACCCAAAGGCAAGTGGTACTGTCCCAAATGTAGAggagaaaatgagaaaacaatGGACAAAGCCCTGGAGAAATCTAAAAAAGAAAGAGCTTACAACAGGTAG
- the ING1 gene encoding inhibitor of growth protein 1 isoform X1: MCGGPPPSQTPAAFCSSCGGEARSFPPSLTLQPGKWWLELKSWRSPLSPGAVREILKELDDYYEKFKRETDAVQKRRLLHCIQRALIRSQELGDEKIQIVSQMVELVENRTRQVDSHVELFETCQETNDITGNSGKANQDKSKNETLTQAEKPNNKRSRRQRNNENRENASNNHDHDDITSGTPKEKKAKTSKKKKRSKTKAEREASPADLPIDPNEPTYCLCNQVSYGEMIGCDNDECPIEWFHFSCVGLNHKPKGKWYCPKCRGENEKTMDKALEKSKKERAYNR; encoded by the exons ATGTGCGGAGGGCCTCCCCCTTCCCAAACTCCTGCCGCGTTTTGCAGCTCTTGCGGAGGGGAGGCTagatccttccctccctctctcactctgcAACCCGGGAAATGGTGGTTGGAGTTAAAGAGCTGGAGAAGTCCTTTGTCACCGGGTGCTGTGAGAG aGATCTTAAAAGAACTCGATGACTATTATGAAAAATTCAAACGGGAAACAGATGCAGTACAAAAGAGAAGATTATTGCATTGTATTCAAAGGGCACTGATACGAAGTCAAGAACTGGGAGATGAAAAGATCCAGATTGTCAGCCAAATGGTAGAACTCGTCGAGAACAGAACTAGACAAGTTGATAGTCATGTAGAATTATTTGAAACCTGTCAAGAGACCAATGACATTACTGGAAATAGTGGTAAGGCTAATCAAGATAAATCAAAGAATGAAACACTGACTCAGGCAGAAAAGCCCAACAATAAGCGATCTAGGAGGCAAAGAAATAATGAAAACCGTGAGAATGCTTCTAATAATCATGATCATGATGACATCACTTCAGGAACACCAaaggagaagaaagcaaaaaCTTCCAAGAAAAAGAAGAGGTCTAAGACCAAAGCAGAGAGGGAGGCTTCCCCTGCAGACCTGCCCATTGATCCCAATGAACCAACCTATTGTTTGTGTAACCAGGTCTCCTATGGAGAAATGATAGGCTGTGACAATGATGAATGCCCAATTGAATGGTTTCACTTCTCTTGTGTGGGACTCAATCATAAACCCAAAGGCAAGTGGTACTGTCCCAAATGTAGAggagaaaatgagaaaacaatGGACAAAGCCCTGGAGAAATCTAAAAAAGAAAGAGCTTACAACAGGTAG
- the ING1 gene encoding inhibitor of growth protein 1 isoform X2 translates to MKMLNPANGEQLHLANYVEDYLDSIESLPFDLQRNVSLMREIDAKYQEILKELDDYYEKFKRETDAVQKRRLLHCIQRALIRSQELGDEKIQIVSQMVELVENRTRQVDSHVELFETCQETNDITGNSGKANQDKSKNETLTQAEKPNNKRSRRQRNNENRENASNNHDHDDITSGTPKEKKAKTSKKKKRSKTKAEREASPADLPIDPNEPTYCLCNQVSYGEMIGCDNDECPIEWFHFSCVGLNHKPKGKWYCPKCRGENEKTMDKALEKSKKERAYNR, encoded by the exons ATGAAAATGTTGAATCCTGCCAACGGAGAGCAGCTCCATTTAGCAAACTATGTGGAGGATTACCTGGACTCGATCGAATCGCTGCCTTTCGATCTGCAGAGAAATGTCTCCCTGATGAGGGAAATTGATGCCAAATACCAAG aGATCTTAAAAGAACTCGATGACTATTATGAAAAATTCAAACGGGAAACAGATGCAGTACAAAAGAGAAGATTATTGCATTGTATTCAAAGGGCACTGATACGAAGTCAAGAACTGGGAGATGAAAAGATCCAGATTGTCAGCCAAATGGTAGAACTCGTCGAGAACAGAACTAGACAAGTTGATAGTCATGTAGAATTATTTGAAACCTGTCAAGAGACCAATGACATTACTGGAAATAGTGGTAAGGCTAATCAAGATAAATCAAAGAATGAAACACTGACTCAGGCAGAAAAGCCCAACAATAAGCGATCTAGGAGGCAAAGAAATAATGAAAACCGTGAGAATGCTTCTAATAATCATGATCATGATGACATCACTTCAGGAACACCAaaggagaagaaagcaaaaaCTTCCAAGAAAAAGAAGAGGTCTAAGACCAAAGCAGAGAGGGAGGCTTCCCCTGCAGACCTGCCCATTGATCCCAATGAACCAACCTATTGTTTGTGTAACCAGGTCTCCTATGGAGAAATGATAGGCTGTGACAATGATGAATGCCCAATTGAATGGTTTCACTTCTCTTGTGTGGGACTCAATCATAAACCCAAAGGCAAGTGGTACTGTCCCAAATGTAGAggagaaaatgagaaaacaatGGACAAAGCCCTGGAGAAATCTAAAAAAGAAAGAGCTTACAACAGGTAG